The Ostrea edulis chromosome 1, xbOstEdul1.1, whole genome shotgun sequence genomic sequence TGAAGATTTATATAGATATGGTAGCATGTTCATGTCGCCTCATCAATGGTTTAACTTTAACATGAAGAACAGTTTGTCACCCGTTTTGTTTGGGGATCAGAAACCATTGAAATTTCTCGTAGAGATTTTGTTCTCCGATTTATATTCATCTCTGTTTACAGTTTTATCGTTAATTGGACTGTCTGTTGGTTTTGTTAGGTTCTCTGCTAGAAGAACAGCGAATTTGGagaatatcattacaattgttCTTATATTCTTAACTATAATTCAATTTGTTTCCAACTCCTTGATCAGACAGCTTGAGACTAGACACTTGCATAATGCTGTTGTGTTGGTATTGATCATCTGCGCTTATTCTTTTCATCAGAATTTAGCGCTTTTGAGACAAAGTATTCTTAAAGAAGAACAGCTTAAAgttttattaattttctttcTGGGACTTTACGCTCTCAATTCCTATAGTATTTATCCGTCACCCGACTCATCGACTGATAACCCGTGGAACTACCCTCGAATGAAAGAATCCAGGGACGTTAATTTATGCCTGGAGTTTACCAGTGGTCGTAACAACGTGACCGGTGTTTTTGTAGATAGTAATTTGTATCTGACGTACGGATACACCATTCTTAATCATAACGTACCTCTGCTCATCCTCATCCATAACGAATATCATGAATACAGAACCAGGAATTTCCTGATGATTTCACATCACGAATTTCATATCACTGAGCATATACGGATGATGAATCGCTTTTCAGACTTCATATATAAAACtaatgaattttatttgaaaaaagttttacTTGGAAGAACAGAATATAATTATGTGATTTGTGATAAGATTCGGGCTCCAATTTTCTTCGAGTTAGGGTTTCAACCGGTATATTCAACGGAAggttttttgactttatatcGCAGTCTCAATGAAAAAGAAGCGAGGAAGAGTATCTCCTTGTCTAGATCCATGGTAtcgggagaaaatgcaacattATTGGAATACGAAGGGAGCTGGCTTTACACTGCTTCAGAATTTGATGTAGCCGCCGAGAGATTAGAAAAATGTTTGGAAGTAAACGACTCCCGATGGAGGCCATACCAACTGCTTGGAATGTCGTATGTCAAAATGAGGAAGTGGGATTTAGCTAGAGACGTGGAGATGAGGTGCTTTCAGAGGCATGGGGAGCGAACGTGTAGACAAAAACAAGCTAGAATAGTTCTTGATCAGAACAAGGATCCTATTAGTGgtatttaaaatgttttcacaCTTTGTATCAAATGTGAATCTTAATGTTGTTCAATCAGATCACTGTGTCTGAAACATGTTATATAAAACGCTAACATAACTTGTTATTAGAGTTCTAATTTTGGTTACCAGTTATACGGTGCATGttacaaactttttttctttcgaaaatGATATAAACAGAAACACAGTCAATTTactttgaaaggtgaagataaagaaagagttgggcaaacacggacccctgaacataccagaggtgggagcagatgactaggaagagtaagcatcccctgtctctggtgtgtccaggggtccgtgtttgtctaactctctattctgtattgcttacaggagttgtgagattgatcactgttcgttatcttcacatttcatgagTAAAAATGATTatagttaatagataaaacgtcgtctatatatctaaatgttgagctctcatgtagaagcttttgaataaacttggcttcataagaatataaatacaggtcagctaagaaaggagcacaattcgtgcccatgagaattctaacagactcacggcgggtgtgaacggtcgacaagggatgcttactccgaagcacctgatcccacctctggtgtgtccaggggtccgtatttgtccaactctctatttaaTATTGCTTTATTAAATTAATATATACTACGACCATCGAGTTGTATACTGTAAACTTGATGTCACAAGGTTCGCAGCACTAGACAATGacattttgaagaagaaaagatgtatgtatacatgtatagtttaatATATTGAATTTAGAACATAAGAATAATGTACACTGAAAAACACCCCATAAATGTCATCATAAATTTGCATGTAC encodes the following:
- the LOC125674850 gene encoding uncharacterized protein LOC125674850 → MRNRKQMVYKLSEVQKGNGVARPVGNGLGPNRNAPRAGVCDCGLDNFLPRWTHWVVFVLTVCVRMYYISQPRSLWILHPDEIYQTIEVAFSEYHGYGFRFYDYLPPPTNASSVEEQELQSGMFSLRSFLLPRLYMLMFAIADLLTVKIHPLMIARIGHVIVTSFLPLVVYYLVRRLYPCVLTSQLASIFTACSLPLSVLGTHALDNSFLSPFVIASLTPILGFFLDRRYNPTEAMLNSCTTNNENQSNADQSNTTSSTNKTAEKGLNGHIQKKTPSIKFSVICQGMTYLLCGFVLGIACYIRIDTTVFVGSLLLTYSLIFIQFNQVTDALFMALFASGGFATAIWVGGYEDLYRYGSMFMSPHQWFNFNMKNSLSPVLFGDQKPLKFLVEILFSDLYSSLFTVLSLIGLSVGFVRFSARRTANLENIITIVLIFLTIIQFVSNSLIRQLETRHLHNAVVLVLIICAYSFHQNLALLRQSILKEEQLKVLLIFFLGLYALNSYSIYPSPDSSTDNPWNYPRMKESRDVNLCLEFTSGRNNVTGVFVDSNLYLTYGYTILNHNVPLLILIHNEYHEYRTRNFLMISHHEFHITEHIRMMNRFSDFIYKTNEFYLKKVLLGRTEYNYVICDKIRAPIFFELGFQPVYSTEGFLTLYRSLNEKEARKSISLSRSMVSGENATLLEYEGSWLYTASEFDVAAERLEKCLEVNDSRWRPYQLLGMSYVKMRKWDLARDVEMRCFQRHGERTCRQKQARIVLDQNKDPISGI